The Bacillus sp. Y1 genome has a window encoding:
- the glmM gene encoding phosphoglucosamine mutase codes for MGKYFGTDGVRGVANSELTPELAFKLGRFGGYVLTKDKERPKVIIGRDTRVSGHMLEGALVAGLLSIGAEVMRLGVISTPGVAYLTKALGAQAGVMISASHNPVADNGIKFFGPDGFKLSDEQELEIEGLMDLEKDELPRPVGSDLGQVNDYFEGGQKYLQYLKQTVDEDFTGIHIALDCAHGATSSLATHLFADLDADLSTMGASPNGLNINDGVGSTHPEALSAFVKEKGADVGLSFDGDGDRLIAIDENGDIVDGDQIMYICAKFMKEQGRLKHNTVVSTVMSNLGFYKGLEGHGVESVQTAVGDRYVVEEMKKTGYNLGGEQSGHIIFLDYNTTGDGLLTGLQLANIMKITKKPLSELAGEMQKFPQKLVNIRVTDKYHVTDNDKVSSIISEVEAEMNGNGRILVRPSGTEPLVRVMAEAPTEELCESYVSRIAAVVQDEMGL; via the coding sequence ATGGGTAAATATTTCGGTACTGATGGGGTGCGAGGAGTAGCAAACAGTGAGTTAACTCCAGAATTAGCATTTAAACTAGGACGTTTTGGTGGCTATGTTTTAACAAAAGATAAAGAACGTCCAAAGGTGATCATTGGACGTGATACACGTGTTTCAGGACATATGCTTGAAGGTGCACTTGTTGCAGGTCTTTTATCTATCGGTGCAGAGGTAATGCGCTTAGGAGTGATTTCGACACCTGGAGTGGCTTACTTAACGAAAGCACTTGGAGCACAAGCTGGAGTTATGATTTCAGCATCTCATAACCCGGTAGCTGATAACGGAATTAAGTTTTTTGGACCGGATGGCTTTAAGCTTTCTGATGAACAAGAACTTGAGATTGAAGGATTAATGGATCTAGAAAAAGATGAATTGCCTAGACCAGTAGGTTCGGACTTAGGACAAGTTAATGATTATTTTGAAGGTGGACAAAAATATCTACAATACTTAAAACAAACGGTTGATGAAGATTTTACGGGAATACATATTGCTCTTGATTGTGCTCACGGTGCTACTTCTTCACTTGCTACACATTTATTTGCTGATCTAGATGCAGATCTTTCAACAATGGGAGCATCTCCAAATGGACTAAACATTAATGACGGTGTTGGTTCCACACATCCAGAGGCACTTTCAGCTTTTGTTAAAGAAAAAGGAGCGGATGTGGGTCTCTCTTTCGATGGTGATGGAGATAGACTAATTGCGATTGATGAAAATGGAGACATCGTTGACGGAGATCAGATTATGTATATTTGTGCTAAGTTCATGAAGGAGCAAGGAAGACTTAAGCACAATACAGTTGTTTCGACTGTAATGAGTAATCTTGGATTTTATAAAGGCTTGGAAGGTCACGGAGTTGAAAGTGTTCAAACAGCAGTAGGTGACCGTTATGTTGTTGAAGAAATGAAAAAGACAGGCTATAACCTAGGTGGAGAACAGTCAGGGCATATCATTTTCCTTGACTACAATACGACCGGTGATGGATTGCTTACAGGCCTGCAGCTAGCAAATATCATGAAAATCACGAAGAAACCACTTTCGGAGCTTGCAGGAGAAATGCAAAAATTCCCTCAAAAGCTGGTAAACATCCGTGTCACTGATAAGTACCATGTTACAGACAATGACAAGGTAAGTTCTATTATTTCAGAGGTAGAGGCAGAAATGAACGGGAACGGACGTATCCTTGTTCGACCTTCAGGTACAGAGCCACTTGTCCGGGTAATGGCAGAAGCACCAACAGAGGAGCTTTGTGAGTCTTACGTAAGCCGTATTGCAGCAGTTGTTCAGGATGAAATGGGACTATAA
- the glmS gene encoding glutamine--fructose-6-phosphate transaminase (isomerizing), whose translation MCGIVGYIGNNDSKEILLKGLEKLEYRGYDSAGIAVMNDQGVHVFKEKGRIADLREIVDLGVMANTGIGHTRWATHGVPSKVNAHPHQSSTTRLTLVHNGVIENYDLLKKEYLQNVHFESDTDTEVIVQLIDLFVSEGIEVEAAFRKTLKLLKGSYALALLDSQNNETIFVAKNKSPLLVGLGDGFNVVASDAMAMLQVTNQYVELMDKEVVIVTKDEVTIQNLEGETITRAPYTAELDASDIEKGTYPHYMLKEIDEQPAVIRKIIQQYQNESGQLVIDQDIVDAVDQSDRVYIIAAGTSYHAGLVGKQLIEKIAQIPVEVHIASEFAYNTPLLSANPLFIFISQSGETADSRQVLVHVKKLGYKTLTVTNVPGSTLSREADYTLLLHAGPEIAVASTKAYTAQIAVLSILSEVIAKKRGLEVNFDLIHELGIVANAIEVLCDSKDEFEAIAREYLSTTRNAFFIGRGIDFYVVLEASLKLKEISYIQAEGFAGGELKHGTIALIEDGTPIIALATQESVNLSIRGNVKEVVARGANPCIISMKGLEMEEDRFVIPEVHEILTPLVSVIPTQLIAYYAALHRECDVDKPRNLAKSVTVE comes from the coding sequence ATGTGTGGAATCGTTGGATATATCGGAAATAATGACTCAAAGGAAATATTATTAAAAGGGCTAGAAAAGCTTGAATATAGAGGTTATGATTCTGCTGGTATTGCAGTAATGAATGATCAAGGCGTTCACGTGTTTAAGGAAAAGGGTCGTATTGCCGACTTACGTGAAATTGTCGACTTAGGTGTAATGGCAAATACAGGGATCGGCCATACTCGCTGGGCAACACACGGGGTTCCAAGCAAAGTGAATGCTCATCCACATCAAAGTTCTACGACTCGTTTAACACTTGTTCATAATGGAGTTATTGAGAACTATGACTTGTTAAAGAAAGAGTATCTACAAAATGTTCACTTTGAGAGCGACACAGATACGGAAGTTATTGTTCAATTAATTGATTTATTCGTGAGTGAAGGTATTGAAGTAGAAGCTGCATTCCGTAAAACATTGAAACTTTTGAAGGGTTCATATGCTCTTGCATTGCTTGACTCTCAAAACAATGAGACGATTTTTGTTGCGAAAAACAAGAGTCCTCTTCTAGTTGGTCTGGGAGACGGGTTCAATGTAGTGGCTAGTGATGCAATGGCGATGCTTCAAGTTACTAACCAATATGTAGAACTAATGGATAAAGAAGTTGTAATTGTTACGAAAGATGAAGTAACAATTCAAAATCTTGAAGGGGAAACCATTACTCGTGCACCTTATACTGCTGAGCTGGATGCAAGTGATATTGAAAAAGGCACATATCCTCACTACATGTTGAAGGAAATTGATGAGCAGCCAGCTGTCATTCGTAAAATCATTCAACAGTACCAAAATGAGTCAGGTCAGCTTGTGATTGACCAGGACATTGTGGATGCAGTGGATCAATCCGATCGAGTGTATATCATTGCTGCAGGAACTTCTTATCACGCTGGGCTTGTTGGGAAGCAGTTAATTGAAAAAATAGCTCAAATTCCAGTTGAGGTTCATATTGCAAGTGAGTTTGCTTATAACACACCATTATTATCAGCAAATCCACTATTTATCTTTATTTCTCAAAGTGGTGAGACTGCAGATAGCCGTCAGGTACTAGTTCATGTGAAAAAGCTTGGATATAAGACGTTAACGGTAACGAATGTACCAGGTTCAACATTGTCACGTGAAGCGGACTATACACTGTTACTTCATGCTGGTCCTGAAATTGCGGTTGCATCTACGAAAGCATATACGGCACAAATTGCTGTTCTGTCTATCTTGTCAGAAGTAATTGCGAAAAAACGAGGCCTTGAAGTGAACTTTGATTTAATTCATGAGCTAGGAATTGTAGCGAATGCGATCGAAGTACTTTGTGATTCTAAAGATGAGTTTGAAGCTATTGCACGAGAGTATTTATCAACCACTAGAAATGCATTCTTTATTGGTCGTGGAATCGACTTCTACGTAGTTCTTGAAGCTTCACTAAAGCTGAAGGAAATCTCTTATATTCAAGCGGAGGGCTTTGCAGGTGGAGAATTAAAGCATGGAACAATTGCTTTAATCGAAGATGGTACTCCAATCATAGCTCTAGCAACTCAAGAAAGTGTAAACCTAAGCATTCGCGGAAATGTGAAAGAGGTAGTGGCTCGTGGAGCAAACCCATGTATCATTTCTATGAAAGGCTTAGAAATGGAAGAAGATCGATTTGTTATTCCAGAAGTACACGAAATTTTAACACCTTTAGTCTCTGTTATTCCAACCCAGCTGATCGCTTACTATGCAGCACTACATCGTGAGTGTGACGTAGATAAGCCAAGAAACCTTGCAAAATCAGTAACGGTTGAGTAA
- a CDS encoding ferritin family protein — MQYFYNNYPFYHANLRNTFDVNLINDIQKAINGEYGAIKCYEQLARLAKTQVEKDQILEIRQDEIRHFEEFSRIYKELTGRQPVAEIIEKCPDQYIEGVESAFRDEQETVDFYLDIADKSQNPVIKETFRRAAADEQNHAVWFLYLLFNKQILKTASRQPTNYGAKGALNDTSLTIPQMLTYALQDEHLAQSRYKNVLQTFGDIRTFAQIKEAELRHIYALLPLFEKYQVPVPEDISQSFVKTPGSVKSAFAASVEGEVDNIAMYEKFLAYEIPNDIRVVFTQLRNASRNHLAAFERGLERNY, encoded by the coding sequence ATGCAGTATTTCTATAATAATTATCCCTTTTACCATGCTAATCTTCGAAATACTTTTGACGTCAATTTAATAAACGATATTCAAAAAGCGATCAATGGGGAATATGGAGCCATAAAATGTTACGAACAATTAGCTAGATTGGCAAAAACTCAGGTTGAAAAAGATCAGATTCTTGAAATACGTCAGGATGAGATACGCCATTTTGAGGAGTTCAGTAGAATTTACAAAGAGTTAACGGGCAGACAACCGGTTGCTGAAATCATTGAAAAGTGTCCTGATCAGTATATAGAGGGAGTAGAGTCTGCTTTTAGAGATGAACAAGAAACGGTAGACTTTTACCTAGACATTGCTGATAAGTCACAAAATCCTGTGATTAAAGAGACTTTTCGCCGTGCTGCCGCTGATGAGCAAAACCACGCGGTATGGTTTTTATACTTATTATTCAATAAACAAATATTGAAAACCGCTAGTCGCCAGCCTACTAATTACGGAGCTAAAGGTGCATTAAATGATACCAGTTTAACCATACCCCAAATGTTAACCTATGCACTTCAAGATGAACACTTAGCTCAATCTAGGTATAAAAATGTTCTCCAAACTTTTGGAGACATACGTACATTTGCGCAAATCAAAGAAGCAGAATTAAGACATATCTATGCCCTTTTACCTCTTTTCGAAAAATACCAAGTACCAGTTCCAGAGGATATATCACAATCATTCGTGAAAACGCCCGGAAGTGTAAAGTCTGCTTTTGCCGCTAGTGTAGAAGGAGAAGTTGACAATATAGCTATGTATGAAAAATTCCTAGCATATGAAATTCCTAATGATATTAGAGTGGTGTTTACTCAATTACGCAATGCATCTAGAAATCATCTTGCAGCGTTTGAGAGAGGGCTTGAAAGAAATTATTAA
- a CDS encoding CoA-disulfide reductase, whose protein sequence is MTKKVVIVGGVAGGATAAARLRRISEDVEIVLIERGEHISFANCGLPYYIGETIKDRSKLLVQTVKGMSERFKLDIRNLSEVVSIDPENKQVTIKNLQNGEVYEESFDKLLLSPGARPIVPPIPGLIENETLFTLRNIPDTDKIKNYVDNVQPKKAVVIGGGFIGIEMAENLVDRGIEVTLIEMANQIMAPIDFEMASILHTHLKEKGVHLILENGVKAFEEQGKKIILSDGLEFSTDITILSIGVIPENELAKTAGLKIGQRGGIIVNEYLQTSNEDIYAVGDAVEVVDYISGTKAMIPLAGPANRQGRMAANNIMGKKEKYQGTMGTSIAKVFDLTVAATGNNEKTLKRLGVSYEVVHIHPSSHAGYYPGAAPLSLKLIFDKETGKIYGAQAIGADGVDKRMDVIATAIKGGLTVEDLTNLELSYAPPYSSAKDPVNMAGYVAKNIMDGELEHIQWHEVDQIVAEGGLLIDVREPMEREFGFIEGSINISLNELRNKLDEIPKDQTVYVSCQVGLRGYLASRILKNNGYKVKNVDGGWKTYSSVFGSNIARQVETKTRNLGETVIEETINDLKVDSLVDVSGLTCPMPIVKLKKGIEVLESGQVLELHVTDKGALNDLPAWSKNAGHTILKMEQDDKLIKFWIKKK, encoded by the coding sequence ATGACAAAGAAAGTGGTTATCGTAGGCGGAGTAGCTGGAGGAGCAACTGCAGCAGCAAGATTAAGAAGAATTAGTGAAGATGTAGAAATCGTTCTTATCGAACGTGGGGAGCATATTTCATTTGCGAACTGTGGACTACCTTATTATATCGGGGAAACGATTAAGGATCGAAGCAAGCTGTTGGTGCAAACCGTCAAGGGAATGTCAGAACGCTTTAAGTTAGATATTCGTAACTTAAGTGAAGTAGTGAGCATTGATCCGGAAAACAAACAGGTGACCATAAAGAATCTTCAAAATGGGGAAGTTTATGAAGAGTCCTTTGATAAGTTATTATTATCTCCTGGGGCAAGACCAATCGTGCCACCGATTCCAGGACTAATAGAAAATGAGACCTTATTTACATTAAGAAATATTCCAGATACAGATAAAATAAAAAACTATGTAGATAACGTTCAACCTAAAAAGGCTGTTGTTATTGGTGGTGGATTTATAGGTATTGAAATGGCAGAAAACCTCGTAGATCGAGGAATTGAAGTAACACTCATTGAAATGGCTAATCAAATTATGGCACCAATTGATTTTGAAATGGCGAGTATATTACACACTCATTTAAAAGAAAAAGGAGTTCACCTCATTCTAGAAAATGGGGTAAAAGCATTTGAAGAGCAAGGAAAGAAGATCATCCTCTCTGATGGTTTGGAATTTTCTACAGATATTACCATTCTTTCGATCGGTGTCATCCCTGAAAATGAGTTAGCCAAAACAGCTGGTCTTAAAATAGGACAGCGTGGAGGCATTATTGTGAATGAGTATCTTCAAACGTCAAATGAGGATATTTACGCAGTGGGTGATGCCGTAGAGGTAGTAGACTATATTAGTGGCACAAAGGCAATGATTCCACTTGCTGGCCCTGCAAACCGTCAAGGACGAATGGCAGCAAATAATATCATGGGTAAAAAAGAGAAATATCAAGGAACGATGGGGACTTCTATTGCAAAAGTGTTTGATTTAACCGTCGCTGCTACTGGGAATAATGAAAAAACACTAAAACGACTAGGGGTATCTTACGAAGTCGTTCATATCCACCCAAGCTCTCATGCTGGCTACTATCCAGGAGCTGCACCACTGTCTCTAAAGTTGATTTTTGACAAGGAAACAGGAAAAATCTATGGTGCACAAGCGATTGGAGCAGATGGGGTCGATAAGCGAATGGACGTTATTGCTACAGCGATTAAAGGTGGATTAACGGTTGAAGACTTAACAAACTTAGAACTGTCATACGCTCCACCGTATTCATCTGCTAAAGATCCAGTCAATATGGCTGGTTATGTAGCAAAGAATATTATGGATGGTGAATTGGAACATATTCAGTGGCATGAAGTAGACCAAATCGTTGCTGAAGGTGGCTTACTAATTGATGTTCGCGAACCAATGGAACGTGAATTTGGTTTTATTGAAGGTTCAATTAATATTTCACTAAATGAACTCAGAAATAAATTAGATGAAATTCCTAAAGATCAGACCGTATATGTAAGCTGTCAGGTAGGGTTAAGAGGGTATTTAGCAAGCCGTATTCTAAAAAATAACGGGTACAAAGTAAAGAATGTTGATGGCGGCTGGAAGACCTATTCTTCTGTATTTGGAAGCAACATAGCCAGACAAGTTGAAACAAAAACGAGGAATCTTGGAGAAACAGTTATCGAAGAAACCATCAATGACTTAAAAGTGGATTCATTGGTAGATGTTAGTGGTTTAACGTGTCCCATGCCTATCGTAAAGTTGAAAAAAGGAATAGAGGTATTAGAAAGTGGTCAGGTGCTAGAGCTTCATGTAACAGATAAAGGTGCATTAAATGATTTACCTGCTTGGTCAAAAAATGCTGGACATACCATTCTAAAAATGGAACAAGATGATAAGCTAATTAAGTTCTGGATTAAAAAGAAATAA
- a CDS encoding MBL fold metallo-hydrolase, translating to MTIETAVKTISVKEIAKKVINDEEVFILDARNTDAFDDWKIEGKNVHIINAPYFDLLEGVDSIKDKLPTDKTIYVICAKGGSSKLVAQQIAEAGRTDVYSVEGGMKAWSEYLEPIKIGDLKNGGSIYQFVRIGKGCLSYLIESNGEGAIIDTSRMIEPYESFITEHHITLIHVFDTHLHADHISGGRMLAEKMRATYYLPPKDATEVNFTYQQINYDDEYQVGKTTIKAVYSPGHTIGSTSFVIDDQYLLTGDILFIDSIGRPDLAGKAEDWVGDLRNTLYKRYKELADDLLVLPAHYMGINEMNDNGSISEKLGVLYQQNHGLNIVDENEFRKVVTENLPPQPNSYQEIRETNMGKITPDVEQQREMEIGPNRCAVR from the coding sequence ATGACTATTGAAACAGCGGTTAAAACCATCTCCGTAAAGGAGATTGCCAAAAAAGTGATCAATGATGAGGAAGTGTTTATTTTAGATGCAAGAAACACGGATGCTTTTGATGATTGGAAGATTGAAGGTAAAAATGTTCACATCATTAACGCCCCTTACTTTGACCTATTAGAAGGGGTTGACTCAATTAAAGACAAGTTACCAACAGATAAGACTATTTATGTCATATGTGCGAAAGGAGGATCCTCAAAATTAGTGGCTCAACAGATCGCAGAAGCTGGGCGAACTGATGTATATTCTGTTGAGGGTGGGATGAAAGCATGGAGTGAATATTTAGAACCTATTAAGATTGGCGATTTAAAAAATGGGGGATCAATCTACCAATTTGTTCGGATAGGCAAAGGGTGTTTATCATACTTGATTGAATCAAATGGTGAAGGTGCGATAATTGATACAAGCCGTATGATTGAACCGTATGAAAGTTTTATCACAGAGCATCATATTACTTTGATTCATGTATTTGATACTCATTTACATGCAGACCATATTTCTGGTGGGAGAATGCTTGCTGAAAAAATGAGAGCAACCTATTATCTTCCACCTAAAGATGCTACTGAAGTAAATTTTACGTATCAACAAATTAATTACGACGATGAGTATCAAGTTGGTAAAACGACAATTAAGGCGGTTTACTCTCCGGGTCATACCATAGGGAGTACCTCTTTTGTCATCGATGACCAATATTTATTAACAGGAGATATTCTGTTTATTGACTCTATTGGACGCCCAGACCTTGCGGGAAAAGCAGAAGATTGGGTAGGCGATTTAAGAAATACGCTATATAAGCGTTACAAGGAATTGGCAGATGACCTGCTAGTCTTGCCTGCTCACTATATGGGAATAAATGAAATGAATGATAATGGAAGTATTTCTGAAAAACTTGGTGTACTATATCAACAAAATCACGGCTTAAATATCGTAGATGAAAATGAATTTAGAAAAGTGGTAACGGAAAACCTACCACCTCAGCCGAATTCATACCAGGAAATTCGAGAAACAAATATGGGGAAAATCACCCCAGATGTAGAACAACAAAGGGAAATGGAGATTGGCCCAAATCGATGTGCGGTAAGATAG
- a CDS encoding rhodanese-like domain-containing protein has protein sequence MYIPREEIGTKSTIIDIRDYNQSSKFSIPGSINIPVAYLNRFSTDIPNRKLYIIASNNLEKNVGIRLLRKKGFQVIGYTFAGHHSKLLKEDQLNIKNLC, from the coding sequence GTGTATATTCCCAGAGAAGAGATCGGAACAAAATCTACAATCATTGATATAAGAGATTATAACCAATCAAGTAAATTCTCTATACCAGGTTCGATAAACATACCTGTTGCTTATCTTAATAGATTTAGCACGGATATACCCAATCGGAAACTATATATTATTGCTTCAAACAATCTAGAAAAAAATGTGGGTATTCGTCTCCTACGGAAGAAAGGGTTTCAAGTGATTGGATATACCTTTGCTGGTCATCATTCAAAACTATTGAAAGAAGATCAACTTAATATAAAAAATCTTTGTTAA
- a CDS encoding metal-sensitive transcriptional regulator, whose translation MEYNTQIQNRVKRMEGQLRGILRMMEENKDCKEVITQLSAVRTAVDRTMGVIVSSNLVDCVQKTNENEESNAEDLIKEAVNLLVKSR comes from the coding sequence ATGGAATACAATACTCAAATTCAAAATAGAGTAAAGCGTATGGAAGGACAGCTTAGAGGGATTTTACGGATGATGGAAGAAAATAAGGACTGTAAAGAAGTGATTACACAATTATCAGCTGTTCGAACCGCTGTTGATCGTACAATGGGTGTCATTGTAAGTTCTAATTTAGTTGACTGTGTACAAAAAACTAATGAAAATGAAGAATCAAATGCAGAAGATCTGATTAAAGAAGCGGTTAATTTGCTTGTAAAAAGTAGATAA
- a CDS encoding DsrE/DsrF/DrsH-like family protein — translation MSEKKKTTIVLFSGDYDKAMAAYIIANGAAAYDHEVTIFHTFWGLNALRKEENMMVKKGFMEKMFEKMMPRGADKMGLSKMNFAGMGPKMIKGVMKKHNAMSLPQLIEMAQEQDVKLVACTMTMDLLGLKEEELLENVEYAGVAAYLADAEDGNVNLFI, via the coding sequence ATGTCAGAAAAGAAAAAAACTACAATTGTGTTATTTAGTGGAGATTACGATAAAGCAATGGCTGCCTATATTATTGCAAATGGTGCAGCAGCCTACGATCATGAAGTAACCATCTTCCATACATTCTGGGGGTTAAATGCTCTCCGTAAAGAGGAAAATATGATGGTGAAAAAAGGATTCATGGAAAAGATGTTCGAAAAAATGATGCCAAGAGGCGCAGATAAGATGGGTCTTTCTAAAATGAACTTTGCAGGTATGGGTCCAAAAATGATTAAAGGTGTGATGAAAAAGCACAACGCCATGTCACTACCTCAGTTAATCGAAATGGCACAAGAGCAAGATGTGAAATTAGTGGCATGTACGATGACAATGGATCTGTTAGGTCTTAAAGAAGAAGAGCTTCTTGAAAATGTCGAATATGCTGGCGTAGCTGCTTATTTGGCTGATGCAGAAGATGGGAATGTAAATCTATTTATTTAA
- a CDS encoding rhodanese-like domain-containing protein, with protein sequence MEYVNYILIGLFLLLIIQRMIPTKGVRHITTAELKKELKDKNKQFVDVRTPAEYKGNHIKGFKNIPLHVLSQKSNEISKDKEVVVICQSGMRSQKASKTLKNLGFTKITNVKGGMSAWS encoded by the coding sequence ATGGAATATGTAAATTACATTCTCATCGGATTGTTCTTGCTACTCATTATCCAACGAATGATTCCGACAAAGGGTGTTAGACATATAACAACAGCTGAATTAAAAAAGGAATTAAAAGATAAAAATAAACAATTTGTGGATGTTCGGACGCCAGCTGAGTATAAGGGAAACCACATCAAAGGCTTTAAAAACATTCCACTTCATGTGCTATCTCAAAAATCAAATGAGATTTCAAAAGATAAAGAAGTAGTAGTCATTTGTCAAAGCGGAATGAGAAGTCAAAAAGCTAGCAAAACCCTAAAAAATTTAGGATTTACAAAAATAACGAATGTAAAAGGCGGCATGAGCGCCTGGTCATAA
- a CDS encoding rhodanese-like domain-containing protein has translation MKTMTAKEVEALLNEGKALDIIDVREVDEVAAGKIPGAVNIPLGLIEFRMHELDKSKEYIMVCRSGGRSGSASQFLDSYGYKVINMTGGMLSWEGKTE, from the coding sequence ATGAAAACAATGACAGCCAAAGAAGTAGAAGCACTATTAAACGAAGGTAAAGCACTGGATATTATCGATGTGCGTGAAGTAGATGAGGTAGCAGCTGGGAAAATTCCTGGAGCAGTAAACATTCCACTAGGCCTTATTGAGTTCCGTATGCATGAGTTAGATAAATCAAAGGAATATATCATGGTTTGTCGTTCTGGTGGTAGAAGTGGTAGTGCTTCACAATTTCTAGATAGCTATGGATACAAAGTCATTAATATGACAGGTGGTATGCTTTCTTGGGAAGGTAAAACAGAATAA
- a CDS encoding sulfurtransferase TusA family protein — translation MENLKANITLDAKGLACPMPIVKTKKAMTGLEAGQVLEVQATDKGSKADIKAWAESTGHQYLGTLEEGDVLKHYLRKSSSDETIERKHPNVVTNEELQSKLEANENMMVLDVRETAEYAFNHIPNAISIPLGELEARLNELNQDQTIYIVCRTGNRSDLAAQKLAEKGFSNVLNVIPGMSQWNGTTDRINH, via the coding sequence ATGGAGAACTTAAAAGCAAATATCACTCTTGATGCAAAGGGATTAGCATGCCCGATGCCGATTGTTAAAACGAAAAAAGCAATGACTGGATTAGAAGCAGGGCAGGTATTGGAAGTCCAAGCAACAGATAAGGGATCAAAAGCAGATATTAAAGCATGGGCTGAAAGTACAGGACATCAATATCTAGGTACTTTGGAAGAAGGAGATGTGTTAAAGCATTATCTAAGAAAGTCTTCAAGCGATGAAACCATCGAAAGAAAACATCCAAATGTAGTGACAAATGAGGAACTACAGTCAAAGCTAGAAGCAAATGAAAACATGATGGTTCTAGATGTAAGAGAAACGGCAGAATATGCATTTAATCATATTCCGAATGCGATTTCTATTCCACTTGGTGAGTTAGAGGCTCGTCTGAATGAATTAAACCAAGATCAAACCATCTATATCGTATGTCGTACAGGTAACAGAAGCGATTTAGCAGCTCAGAAACTAGCTGAAAAAGGATTTTCAAACGTACTAAATGTTATTCCAGGGATGAGTCAGTGGAATGGAACAACGGATCGTATCAACCATTAA
- a CDS encoding sulfurtransferase TusA family protein, producing MEANKVLDAKGLACPMPIVKTKKAMNELESGQVLEIHATDKGAKNDLAAWAKSGGHELIKHDEENEVLKFWIKKG from the coding sequence ATGGAAGCAAATAAAGTATTAGACGCAAAAGGGCTGGCTTGTCCCATGCCGATCGTTAAAACAAAGAAAGCAATGAATGAATTAGAAAGCGGTCAAGTGTTAGAAATTCATGCAACTGATAAAGGGGCAAAAAATGATCTTGCTGCATGGGCAAAATCAGGTGGTCATGAATTAATCAAACACGATGAGGAAAATGAAGTACTAAAGTTCTGGATTAAAAAAGGCTGA
- a CDS encoding sulfite exporter TauE/SafE family protein, translating into MDIGFIITIFLIGFIGSYISGMLGIGGSIIKYPMLLYIPPLFGLAAFSAHEVSGISAVQVFFATIGGVWAYRKGGFLNKKLIIYMGASILIGSFIGGFGSKLMSEGGINIIYGILALIAAVMMFIPKKGLDDIPLDQVTFNKWLAAILAFIVGIGSGIVGAAGAFLLVPIMLVVLKIPTRMTIASSLAITFISSIGATVGKISTGQVEFWPSLIMVIASLIASPLGAMAGKKVNTKILQVVLALLILATAIKIWMDIL; encoded by the coding sequence ATGGATATAGGATTTATTATCACCATCTTTTTAATTGGTTTTATAGGTTCATATATTTCTGGAATGCTTGGAATTGGCGGTTCAATCATTAAGTATCCGATGCTATTATACATTCCGCCTTTATTCGGTCTAGCAGCTTTTAGTGCCCATGAAGTATCAGGTATAAGTGCTGTTCAGGTGTTTTTTGCCACGATCGGAGGTGTATGGGCTTACCGAAAAGGGGGCTTTTTAAATAAAAAGCTCATCATTTATATGGGAGCAAGTATTTTAATTGGTAGCTTTATTGGGGGCTTTGGTTCAAAGCTCATGAGTGAAGGTGGAATTAATATCATATATGGTATTTTAGCATTGATTGCCGCTGTAATGATGTTCATTCCTAAAAAAGGTCTAGATGATATTCCATTAGATCAAGTAACATTCAATAAATGGCTGGCAGCGATTCTTGCATTTATCGTTGGGATAGGGTCTGGAATTGTCGGAGCGGCTGGAGCTTTTCTTTTAGTACCCATCATGCTTGTAGTCTTAAAAATTCCAACTCGTATGACCATTGCATCCTCACTTGCCATCACATTTATCTCTTCTATCGGTGCGACTGTTGGAAAAATATCAACGGGGCAAGTAGAATTTTGGCCATCTTTAATCATGGTCATAGCTAGTTTAATTGCCTCACCACTAGGGGCGATGGCAGGGAAGAAGGTAAACACAAAGATTCTCCAAGTAGTCCTTGCACTCCTCATTTTAGCAACAGCGATAAAGATTTGGATGGATATATTGTAA